AGATAATTACAGCGTTTGTGCTGAAACAGAATCCTGTATTTGCCTCAATTAGCCAAATGTGTGATGCATTTAAAAAATACCAGCTATCCCTCATTGTCTCGTGATttcgctatctctctctttttaccaacacacacacacaactatttatatatatatatatatgtttgtgtgtctgtatacgtatgtatatatatatatatatatacacacacacacacacacactggctggTGTACctggtaaagatgttctattgaaacgccttattactctgatataagaaagcaatttcgttatgaCTGCCACAAGAAGTGTATTTTTCGTCGCGAAAAAGtgcaaaaaactgtcagctggaggagggagaaatTGTTGGAGGCTGGCCAGAGAGGAGAGATTATCGGAGGTTGTCAGAGGTTAGTGAGAGAGATTATCAGATGTtatcggaggttggcgagagatgTTGTCGGAGGGAGAGGcatctttgttccaaaatttcagtcttgcaGGGCCATGTGATACACAATGTTTTTGGTTTTGCCGTTGGGAACATAGACGAATAAATTTCCTGGATTTCCAACTCAACAGCATCAGACATAGAGCTGTCCATGATTAAAAGCAGGTCCTGCAAGATTAAGGCCTGTCACTTCCAATGTCTGACCCTGTGCTTTGTTGATGCTCATTGCAAAGCTTAATCTCAGGGAATTGTAGCCTTTTGAAATCAATTTGTGTATCGGGCGGAATCAGAAGAATCTTTGGAACGGAAACATCTTCGCGATTCGTTTTCCCAGTCAGTGTTGTTGCCTCCAACAATGTCTGCATCAATTGTTTGATAATAAGTCTCGTGTTATTGCATAATTTGGGAGCATCGAGGTTTCTTAAAAGCATTACTGGGGCTCCAAACTTTAGATGTAATTCATGCGCTGGTAATGAAAAGCGTCGAGGGAAGTTGTGTCTCATAGTTGTCTGGTTGTAACCTTCTTTCTTCCTCAGATTGTTTGTCTTTTAATGGCTGCCTGCTTGTGACCATGACTCTGGATGTCTGTTCACTAATTGAGTTGTCAGGGGCTGCTTCGCTCTGTTGTCGCCAAGTGACTACCTCTCGTTGAGTCGTCACTgactggtgactaaactaaattttgtttggggtttccttgcttttataacaatccagaaggatagacatattattgagaacaatagTTTTAGTTGGTGGTCtcgttatctctattctagattttgGTAATgcagaagaggttagaaagggtcaagtggtgaagacattgttttggcctagctaaaggcatctggaaaatattaaactgctgtcagagaaaaactattgttccaccgtgggaaaagagTTCTGAcacagtgttaatttaaatttggctatagtggatcgaatccacttcatgcctgcaagatccactatatgtatatatataaatatgagagaTGCATTATAGAGCTTGAAgtcctcagagagagagagagaaagtaattaTATTGGGACGTTGGCTTCTAAACAAGAGatgtaaatattagaaaatttgaaatgaaaggaAAGCATTTTAAACCCATTTCTTTTGGGGAAGAATACAAAGAATTTTACAATTCACTTTGAACATTTTCAACGACCATAACAAAGACGCGTGTCTcttttaaagataataaaatataatacattgaAAGATATGATGCTGTGTGACAATTTGTATCAAAGTATTTTAGCATCTACAAACAACAGCAAAgaattcttcattattgtcaATCTCACTCTTACCAACaagattatatataatcttatatatatatatatatatatatatacacacacatgtaggcgcaggagtggctgtgtggtaggtagcttgcttaccaaccacatggttgtgggttcattcccactgcgtggcaccttgggcaagtgtcttctactatagccctcaggccgaccaaagccttgtcagtggatttggtagacggaaactgaaggaagcctgtcgtatatatgtatatatatatgtatgtgtttatgtctgacaaccgatggtggtgtgtttacgtccacgtaacttagtggttcggcaaaagagaccgatagaataagtactaggcttacaaagaataagtcctggggtcgattttctcgactaaaggcggtgctccagcatggctgaaacaagtaaaagagagtttatatatatagatatagtggatcttgcaggcattaagtggattcgatccactatagccaaatttaaatcaacactgcaacagaacctttcccacggtggaacaatagtttttctcttacaacagtttaatattttccagatgcttTTAGCTAGGGTTAGggtcaccacttgaccctttctaacctctcctACTCCACTAAAATCTAAAATAGAGataagaccaccaactaaatttattgttctcaatgatatgtctatccttctggatccGTTATAAACACAAAAAACCCCAAGCAAAAAGTTAGTTCAATCACCTGTCGGTGACGACTCAGCCTGATGTTGTTATAACAACAAATCTTTATCGTCACAACTGCAGACTCCCACATTTTATAATACCTCACAAATCTTACCCTTTACAAGTGATAACTACACAAATTATTATCGTAACAAGTGTTGACTCTCGACTTCAACTAAAAACTTTATCGTTACAAACTGGCCATCACGACGTTGCACCATAACACACATcgctacaaaaataaaaatattatcgttatatatatatatatNNNNNNNNNNNNNNNNNNNNNNNNNNNNNNNNNNNNNNNNNNNNNNNNNNNNNNNNNNNNNNNNNNNNNNNNNNNNNNNNNNNNNNNNNNNNNNNNNNNNNNNNNNNNNNNNNNNNNNNNNNNNNNNNNNNNNNNNNNNNNNNNNNNNNNNNNNNNNNNNNNNNNNNNNNNNNNNNNNNNNNNNNNNNNNNNNNNNNNNNNNNNNNNNNNNNNNNNNNNNNNNNNNNNNNNNNNNNNNNNNNNNNNNNNNNNNNNNNNNNNNNNNNNNNNNNNNNNNNNNNNNNNNNNNNNNNNNNNNNNNNNNNNNNNNNNNNNNNNNNNNNNNNNNNNNNNNNNNNNNNNNNNNNNNNNNNNNNNNNNNNNNNNNNNNNNNNNNNNNNNNNNNNNNNNNNNNNNNNNNNNNNNNNNNNNNNNNNNNNNNNNNNNNNNNNNNNNNNNNNNNNNNNNNNNNNNNNNNNNNNNNNNNNNNNNNNNNNNNNNNNNNNNNNNNNNNNNNNNNNNNNNNNNNNNNNNNNNNNNNNNNNNNNNNNNNNNNNNNNNNNNNNNNNNNNNNNNNNNNNNNNNNNNNNNNNNNNNNNNNNNNNNNNNNNNNNNNNNNNNNNNNNNNNNNNNNNNNNNNNNNNNNNNNNNNNNNNNNNNNNNNNNNNNNNNNNNNNNNNNNNNNNNNNNNNNNNNNNNNNNNNNNNNNNNNNNNNNNNNNNNNNNNNNNNNNNNNNNNNNNNNNNNNNNNNNNNNNNNNNNNNNNNNNNNNNNNNNNNNNNNNNNNNNNNNNNNNNNNNNNNNNNNNNNNNNNNNNNNNNNNNNNNNNNNNNNNNNNNNNNNNNNNNNNNNNNNNNNNNNNNNNNNNNNNNNNNNNNNNNNNNNNNNNNNNNNNNNNNNNNNNNNNNNNNNNNNNNNNNNNNNNNNNNNNNNNNNNNNNNNNNNNNNNNNNNNNNNNNNNNNNNNNNNNNNNNNNNNNNNNNNNNNNNNNNNNNNNNNNNNNNNNNNNNNNNNNNNNNNNNNNNNNNNNNNNNNNNNNNNNNNNNNNNNNNNNNNNNNNNNNNNNNNNNNNNNNNNNNNNNNNNNNNNNNNNNNNNNNNNNNNNNNNNNNNNNNNNNNNNNNNNNNNNNNNNNNNNNNNNNNNNNNNNNNNNNNNNNNNNNNNNNNNNNNNNNNNNNNNNNNNNNNNNNNNNNNNNNNNNNNNNNNNNNNNNNNNNNNNNNNNNNNNNNNNNNNNNNNNNNNNNNNNNNNNNNNNNNNNNNNNNNNNNNNNNNNNNNNNNNNNNNNNNNNNNNNNNNNNNNNNNNNNNNNNNNNNNNNNNNNNNNNNNNNNNNNNNNNNNNNNNNNNNNNNNNNNNNNNNNNNNNNNNNNNNNNNNNNNNNNNNNNNNNNNNNNNNNNNNNNNNNNNNNNNNNNNNNNNNNNNNNNNNNNNNNNNNNNNNNNNNNNNNNNNNNNNNNNNNNNNNNNNNNNNNNNNNNNNNNNNNNNNNNNNNNNNNNNNNNNNNNNNNNNNNNNNNNNNNNNNNNNNNNNNNNNNNNNNNNNNNNNNNNNNNNNNNNNNNNNNNNtatatatatatatatatatatatatatatatgtgtgtgagtatgtatatatacataagaaggCGGCGGTACCTTGCGACTTCCTCATTCATTCGGAATCTCCTTTTTAACT
This sequence is a window from Octopus bimaculoides isolate UCB-OBI-ISO-001 unplaced genomic scaffold, ASM119413v2 Scaffold_158983, whole genome shotgun sequence. Protein-coding genes within it:
- the LOC106881465 gene encoding uncharacterized protein LOC106881465, encoding MRHNFPRRFSLPAHELHLKFGAPVMLLRNLDAPKLCNNTRLIIKQLMQTLLEATTLTGKTNREDVSVPKILLIPPDTQIDFKRLQFPEIKLCNEHQQSTGSDIGSDRP